One segment of Dromaius novaehollandiae isolate bDroNov1 chromosome Z, bDroNov1.hap1, whole genome shotgun sequence DNA contains the following:
- the LOC135325171 gene encoding large ribosomal subunit protein mL65-like codes for MAASRGWRLLWHGRCWLSQTESSAAPVPPDSLYPPIVASATAKSKAAKRRRLEHFHQRVHDAASIEEKLRLYGLLQRPKYMVYPQTFAINADRWYQSFTKTVFVPGLPLRAAPEPASVPEPGAAAAPEPAAGATGRASEPGAAAPEPAAGATAGALKPEAAVAAAEAVPAADLDLGELRSLACDALLQESFYQNKKRPFLYRDQDHTPGPFLTQLVSSLAAFLCGRNPLLAASSLDLNPEVNYYWHHGEEVVVHGYRKGRVDPVRFQIDDHPRLQIRVPKQLPEVVPLESDLGDVPVIDHKPSKLPLFKKQYENKVFIGSKVADPCCYGHTQFHLIPDKLKRQRFLKVNLEDQIEVTYRANGIASLFAWTAAQAMYQGFWNEADVTRPFVSQAVVTDGKYFAFFCYQLNTLALTVETIQNNPRKNICWGTESKPLYDVVEDGNVKGFNDEILLQLVQFLLNRPKEL; via the exons ATGGCGGCTTCCAGGGGGTGGCGGTTGCTCTGGCACGGCCGGTGCTGGCTTTCGCAGACGGAATCCTccgcggccccggtgcccccggacTCGCTCTACCCGCCCATCGTGGCCTCCGCCACAGCGAAGAGCAAAGCGGCCAAGCGGCGGCGCCTGGAGCATTTCCACCAGCGGGTGCATGATGCGGCCTCGATCGAGGAGAAGCTGCGGCTCTACGGGCTGCTTCAGCGGCCCAAGTACATGGTTTACCCGCAGACCTTCGCCATCAACGCCGACCGCTGGTACCAGAGCTTCACCAAGACCGTCTTcgtgccggggctgcccctgagggCGGCGCCGGAGCCCGCGAGTGTCCCGGAgccaggggcggcggcggcgccggagcCCGCGGCGGGAGCGACCGGGAGAGCCTCGGAGCCAggagcggcggcgccggagcCCGCGGCGGGAGCGACCGCGGGAGCTCTGAAGCCAGAGGCGGCGGTGGCCGCGGCAGAAGCGGTACCGGCCGCGGATCTGGATCTGGGCGAGCTGCGCTCCCTCGCCTGCGACGCCCTCTTGCAGGAGAGCTTCTACCAGAACAAGAAGCGGCCGTTCCTCTACCGCGATCAGGACCACACGCCCGGCCCGTTCCTCACGCAACTGGTGTCCTCACTTGCTGCCTTCCTGTGTGGTCGCAACCCGCTGCTGGCTGCCTCCTCCCTTG ACTTAAATCCTGAGGTTAACTATTACTGGCATCATGGTGAGGAAGTTGTTGTTCATGGATATCGAAAAGGTAGAGTTGATCCTGTGCGATTTCAGATAGATGACCACCCACGCCTCCAGATCCGTGTACCAAAGCAACTCCCAGAG GTTGTACCACTCGAGTCAGATCTTGGAGATGTTCCTGTTATTGATCACAAACCATCCAAACTGCCATTATTCaaaaagcaatatgaaaacaAGGTATTTATAG GATCAAAGGTGGCAGATCCATGCTGTTATGGGCACACTCAATTTCATCTTATTCCTGATAAACTAAAAAGGCAGAGGTTCTTAAAAGTGAATCTTGAAGATCAGATTGAAGTTACTTACCGAGCTAATGGTATTGCAAGTCTCTTTGCCTGGACAGCAGCACAAGCAATGTATCAAG gatTCTGGAATGAAGCAGATGTGACCCGTCCTTTTGTATCACAGGCAGTAGTGACTGATGGAAAGTACTTCGCTTTCTTTTGTTACCAGCTAAATACTTTAGCATTAACTGTAGAAACTATTCAGAATAACCCTCGGAAGAATATCTGTTGGGGTACAGAGAGTAAGCCATTATATGATGTTGTGGAAGATGGTAATGTAAAAGGCTTTAATGATGAAATTCTGCTTCAGTTGGTTCAATTTCTGTTGAACAGACCAAAAGAGTTGTAA